In the genome of Impatiens glandulifera chromosome 6, dImpGla2.1, whole genome shotgun sequence, the window AAGAAATAAGTGGTTAGTGCATAGATCAAGAGTAAACATAATTCGACTTTTTTGTAGTAAGGCTCGTTTTGTGTACGATCTTTAGTATAATCTCCGTGATAACAGAGTTGTAGTAGAGTTTTCGATTTCATCTATAGAAGAAGTTTAAAggtttttgatgtttttgtttggccatttttgttgttttttttgtttttgtttttgttttattttgttgacgaaacttttagaaattatttgaaataaatattaaaataaatatttttttaaaatttaaactttataaaaattaaataaaagatattagaATACTAATGGTTGAAATATAGATTATgtgaatatttttatgaaaaaaattctaagttcTAAAATATCAAAGATAAATAGTATTTAATTACAAccataaaacttaatttttttttctattactTCACTTTACAATTAAAAGAACTGTATCAACTATCACCAATCTAAAAAAACACACCTATAAGTTCAATCATTATTCATCCTAAGTTTTTACccaaaaataactcaaatttctcttagaaaaaaataaacaatgagAACCGAGACCAATTCCAGCGCCATAATCGTTATCAAGCCATGCGGAGCCTGTAGATACTTGCGAAAGAAATGCCTCGACAATTGCATATTCGCACCTTACTTTGATTCCGATAAAGGAACCGCCAATTTCGCATCgattcataatatttttggaGCAAGAAACGTTACAAAACTTCTAACGAATATTCCGATCGACAAACGACCCGATGCAGTTAAGACTTTAAATTATGAAGCTCATGCTCGTCTCCAAGATCCTATACATGGTTGCGTATCTCAAATCTCTGGTCTCCAAAATCAGGTACTTATGCATTTAAATATCAATAGTAACATGAATTAATTAATCACatcaatttaaaaacaaatcagAACAATAATTAAGTCAAatcttctaaaaataattgGGTGTAATTATATGGTGAtcttatatgtatgtttgttcTTCTGAAATAATCCTTTTGCTTAATAATTCTACCTTACATGTTTCTTTTGACTTAACTTTTagctaatattataatattttaatttgatttgtttatcTTATTGACGTcactttcataaatatattaataattaaagaatttttttttacaaattaaacgttttaaaaataaaaattgacgtCACGCCAAATtaccaaatattatattagttttggtaatattcaaatttaaaaataaagtcatcttcttttaatatatatatatatatatatatatatatatatatatatatatatatatatatatatatatatattattataattattattattatatgtctttggaaattttaattttaaccaagCAATTATATTAGGTAGAAATTCTTGTTAATTggtatgttttttattttatttaaaattttaattttttaatacctTTGTGGACATAGGTGATCAATCTTCAACGAGAGATTGTGTGCTTACAAGCCCAATTAGCCAGGCAACCGCCACCTCAACAGCCACCTCAGTCTTCTCTGTCCATGTCGAACTACCCTTTTGGTGGTGGTTCCACCTATGACATGGCACCTCTCTTTGAGTTTGATCCTAATATTGGATCATCTCATCAGCCGGATTAGGGCTGAAAATGAGACGAGCTGCTCGTGAGCTGCTCGTGAGCTgctcgtgagctgctcgcgagtagctcggtcaaagctcgactcgagctcggtcaaactCGAGCTTGAGcatgctcgagctcgactcgttatataatcgagtcgagttcgagtagttATATACTCGGTTCGAGTACTCGACGAGCTActcgaatatatataatttatattaatatattttatatttaatttatattttatattttatatatattttttaatttatattttatattttatattttatattttatattttatatttactttttataatataaaaaattgtaatactttaattaaatataaaatatgagtattaaaatataaaatataaatttataccctaAATGGCTAAATCCCTAACGGGCACCCTCCCTCTTCATTCTTCTCCAGTTCTCCTCCAAAGTCCAaaatccctaaccctaacctTTCTCCTCCAAAATCCCTAACCTCTTCCCTAATCTTGAAAAGGGTCGTTTGAAGAAGAGTGAAATTCCTAAAgatttttcatgtttagattgGTGGAAAATGAATAGACTACAATATCCAGTGTTATCAAAAATGGCCGCTGATATTTTAGCTATTCCAGTAAGTTCGGTAGCTTCTGAAGCAACATTTAGTGCTGGGACGAGGGTCATTGATTCTTATCGTTCATCACTTTCCCCAGAGACGGTGCAAGTTCTTCTATGTGGAGGAGATTGGCTTCGACATTTGCATGGAGTGAAAAAAATACGAGGGTAagtgaaatttaatattttttattttacgttaacatatattattatttgaacattaatttaactatatattgtttttttcagAGAGATAAAACTTATCAAGAAATTTGTCTTCCGGAATTCAAATAAGgtgttattttttagtttggactTTGGAAGTTTGGATTAAGTAAGTTTGGACTTTGGAATGTTGGGAACTTTGGAGTTTTGATTAAGTAAGTTTGGTTGTTTTATGTTggactaatttaatatattgtatgtttggactttggattttagatatttttagttAGAATGGTTATGTTTTAAGTTGAATGTTTTAATGTGTAATGTTGTGTGTTCTATTTGATTTTGAtggaatgtttatattttaggtgaaatgaataattctatatgtttattcattttgttgtgATCTTTTGATATATTGAAAGTGTGAAACTATTTAgttgatatgttttaattttgtatgcttcgagtcgagttcgagctcgagctcgagctatAAATCGaactaatcgagtcgagctc includes:
- the LOC124943481 gene encoding LOB domain-containing protein 30-like — translated: MRTETNSSAIIVIKPCGACRYLRKKCLDNCIFAPYFDSDKGTANFASIHNIFGARNVTKLLTNIPIDKRPDAVKTLNYEAHARLQDPIHGCVSQISGLQNQVINLQREIVCLQAQLARQPPPQQPPQSSLSMSNYPFGGGSTYDMAPLFEFDPNIGSSHQPD